The proteins below are encoded in one region of Candidatus Planktophila lacus:
- a CDS encoding Fur family transcriptional regulator, whose product MSRSNPRVLSTLERAGGFASAQEIYRLMQREGESIGLTTVYRALQSLVNDKIVDVLRRDDGEAIYRLCGEEHHHHLVCKGCGDTVEIEGGAIEKWAKMMAEEHGFRDVGHTAEIFGLCAKC is encoded by the coding sequence TTGTCTAGATCCAACCCAAGGGTTCTGAGCACCCTTGAGCGCGCTGGTGGTTTTGCCAGCGCGCAGGAAATTTATCGCCTCATGCAACGTGAAGGCGAAAGCATCGGTTTAACCACCGTTTATCGCGCGCTGCAGAGTTTGGTTAACGACAAGATCGTTGATGTTCTGCGCCGCGATGACGGTGAAGCTATCTATCGCTTATGCGGAGAAGAGCACCACCATCACCTAGTCTGCAAAGGTTGCGGCGATACCGTTGAAATTGAAGGCGGCGCAATTGAAAAGTGGGCGAAGATGATGGCTGAAGAACATGGCTTTCGAGATGTTGGGCATACCGCAGAGATCTTTGGCCTCTGCGCTAAGTGCTAA
- a CDS encoding ZIP family metal transporter, whose protein sequence is MNIAIILAASTAIATTTGGYLAIKSKDRLHLILGLSAGLLLGLVAFDLLPEIFELNTQEILHAPAASIALIAGFLLLHFYEQLFGSHEPAESDYGHEHEHSSNIAGAFGALAMGGHVFLDGVALGVAFSVSNNLGVAVFIALLVHAFSDGLNTVSFLIKSGSWSKKGLWLLGVDAIARISGAAIGSSFAVNDNFVGLYLALFAGIVIYLATSHILPEAHSRHKSRYTIMATIVGVLVMWALVGSLHGME, encoded by the coding sequence ATGAATATCGCAATCATCTTGGCAGCTTCGACTGCAATCGCAACAACCACCGGCGGTTACTTGGCCATTAAATCTAAGGATCGCCTCCATCTCATACTTGGGCTATCGGCAGGACTACTCCTTGGTCTAGTCGCCTTTGATCTTCTTCCAGAAATCTTCGAGTTAAATACCCAAGAGATTCTCCATGCACCTGCTGCTTCAATTGCGTTGATTGCAGGTTTCTTGCTTTTGCACTTCTACGAACAACTCTTCGGTTCACACGAACCCGCCGAATCTGATTACGGCCACGAACATGAACACTCATCTAACATCGCTGGCGCATTTGGTGCCCTTGCCATGGGTGGTCACGTATTTCTTGATGGCGTTGCACTAGGTGTGGCATTTTCAGTCAGCAATAACTTAGGCGTTGCAGTTTTTATCGCACTTCTTGTCCACGCATTTTCTGATGGCCTAAATACAGTTTCATTTTTAATTAAGAGCGGATCATGGAGCAAGAAGGGGCTCTGGCTCCTTGGCGTTGATGCAATTGCCCGTATCAGCGGTGCCGCGATTGGCTCTAGTTTTGCCGTCAACGATAACTTCGTTGGACTTTATCTGGCGCTCTTTGCCGGAATTGTTATATATCTCGCGACTTCACACATTTTGCCAGAGGCACATTCACGACATAAATCTCGATACACAATCATGGCAACTATCGTTGGTGTTCTTGTGATGTGGGCGCTGGTCGGTTCGCTCCACGGTATGGAATAA
- a CDS encoding antibiotic biosynthesis monooxygenase, which yields MIAIARFEQALSQAVDFRAELESVKAVLSEAAGFISATIGQNLDEPTLWVLTTEWENVGSYRRALSSTRAKLEAIPVLARAIDEPGAYE from the coding sequence ATGATCGCGATCGCAAGATTTGAGCAGGCGTTGAGCCAAGCTGTGGATTTTCGTGCTGAACTCGAGTCGGTGAAGGCGGTTTTATCAGAGGCAGCTGGATTTATCTCAGCCACGATCGGTCAGAATTTAGATGAGCCAACCCTTTGGGTCTTAACGACTGAATGGGAGAACGTCGGTTCTTATCGCAGGGCGCTGAGTTCAACTCGTGCAAAGTTAGAGGCGATTCCAGTGCTGGCTCGCGCAATCGATGAACCCGGAGCCTACGAGTAA
- a CDS encoding glycine--tRNA ligase — MAVDRLENIVSLAKRRGFVYPSSEIYGGLRASWDYGPLGVELKNNVKRQWWKSMVMGREDVVGLDSCVILAREVWEASGHVATFSDPLTECTACNKRYRADHLEEAYEAKHKKKLESLADMNCPACGNKGHFTTPKQFSGLLKTFLGPVEDESGLAYLRPETAQGIFINFDQVMTTSRRKPPFGIGQIGKSFRNEITPGNFIFRTREFEQMEMEFFVVPGTDEDWHQYWIDTRLAWYKDLGINPDRLRIYDHPKEKLSHYSKRTADIEYKFEFAGTEWGELEGIANRTDFDLKAHSAASGKDLSYFDQEKNERWTPYVIEPAAGVDRCALTFLMDAFTEDEAPNAKGEMEKRAVLKLDHRLAPVKAAVLPLSRNADLSPKARDLAAQLRKNWNIDFDDAGAIGRRYRRQDEIGTPYCITIDFETLDDQAVTIRDRDTMAQERIAIDQVEAWLAPRLLGC, encoded by the coding sequence ATGGCCGTAGATCGTTTAGAAAATATTGTTTCCCTCGCCAAGCGACGTGGATTTGTTTATCCCTCATCAGAAATTTACGGCGGACTTCGCGCCTCTTGGGATTACGGCCCGCTCGGAGTTGAACTTAAGAACAATGTAAAGCGCCAATGGTGGAAATCCATGGTGATGGGCCGTGAAGATGTTGTCGGCCTCGACTCATGTGTGATCTTGGCGCGCGAAGTCTGGGAAGCATCTGGACACGTTGCCACATTTAGCGATCCGCTTACCGAATGTACCGCTTGTAATAAGCGTTACCGCGCAGACCATCTTGAAGAAGCATATGAAGCAAAGCATAAGAAGAAGCTTGAATCACTTGCCGATATGAACTGCCCAGCTTGCGGAAATAAAGGCCATTTCACAACTCCAAAACAATTCTCTGGTCTGCTAAAAACTTTCCTTGGACCAGTAGAAGATGAATCAGGACTTGCTTATCTGCGCCCTGAAACCGCGCAAGGAATCTTTATCAACTTTGATCAGGTAATGACGACATCACGTCGCAAGCCACCATTTGGTATTGGCCAGATTGGAAAATCATTCCGTAACGAAATTACCCCTGGAAACTTTATCTTCCGTACTCGCGAATTTGAGCAGATGGAGATGGAGTTCTTCGTAGTACCTGGAACCGATGAAGATTGGCACCAGTACTGGATCGATACTCGTCTTGCTTGGTATAAAGATCTCGGAATCAATCCTGATCGCTTGCGTATCTATGATCATCCAAAAGAGAAGTTGTCACATTATTCAAAGCGCACCGCAGATATTGAATACAAGTTTGAATTTGCAGGCACCGAATGGGGCGAGCTCGAAGGTATTGCTAACCGCACAGATTTCGATCTAAAGGCGCACTCTGCTGCATCCGGTAAGGATCTTTCTTACTTCGATCAAGAGAAGAACGAACGCTGGACACCTTATGTAATCGAACCCGCAGCAGGTGTAGACCGTTGCGCACTTACCTTCCTTATGGATGCCTTCACTGAAGATGAAGCGCCAAATGCCAAAGGCGAGATGGAAAAGCGCGCGGTACTTAAGCTCGATCACCGTTTAGCTCCGGTTAAGGCTGCCGTATTGCCGCTTTCACGTAACGCTGATCTTTCGCCGAAGGCGCGCGATCTTGCGGCGCAGTTGCGTAAGAACTGGAATATTGATTTCGATGATGCCGGTGCAATCGGTCGTCGCTACCGTCGCCAAGACGAAATCGGTACTCCATATTGCATCACGATTGACTTTGAGACACTTGATGATCAAGCTGTAACAATCCGCGATCGTGACACTATGGCGCAAGAGCGAATTGCTATTGATCAAGTAGAAGCTTGGCTTGCTCCACGACTTTTGGGTTGCTAA
- the dusB gene encoding tRNA dihydrouridine synthase DusB: MSLTLPLASGDHVIDPPVVLAPMAGITNSAFRALCREQGAGLFVSEMVTARALIERRPDTLRMIAPGAGEWPRSVQLYSVDPHTMRAAVTMIGKENLADHIDMNFGCPVPKVTRKGGGAALPYKRKLFSSIVDAAVQAAKPFGIPVTVKMRIGIDTDHHTYLEAAKSASDSGVAWVALHARTAEQMYEGKADWSAITRLVEHLKPTGTPVLGNGDIWSGADGIAMMEQTGCAGVVVGRGCLGRPWLFADLVEAFKGGDTRVLPSLFEVREVMFRHGELIVDYFESEDRGCRDLRKHMAWYLKGFRVPSELRRQFGMHSSLAELRTLLDQLTDQPYPVEVAEKPRGRVSHGRPPTLPDGWLLDPDEDVSVELEDAFSGG, translated from the coding sequence GTGTCATTAACTCTGCCGCTTGCAAGTGGTGACCATGTAATTGATCCACCGGTAGTTCTTGCGCCGATGGCTGGTATTACCAACTCTGCTTTTCGCGCGCTCTGTCGCGAACAAGGCGCTGGGTTATTTGTCTCGGAAATGGTTACTGCACGCGCTTTAATTGAGAGACGTCCAGATACCTTGCGCATGATCGCACCCGGCGCCGGAGAATGGCCGCGTTCGGTTCAGTTGTACAGCGTTGATCCGCACACGATGCGCGCCGCAGTAACCATGATCGGTAAAGAGAATTTAGCCGATCACATTGATATGAACTTTGGTTGTCCGGTTCCGAAGGTGACTCGCAAAGGCGGGGGAGCAGCTCTTCCTTACAAGCGAAAGTTATTTTCATCCATTGTTGATGCAGCGGTACAAGCGGCAAAGCCATTTGGAATTCCAGTCACCGTAAAGATGCGTATTGGTATTGATACCGATCACCACACATATTTAGAAGCAGCAAAGTCAGCATCAGATAGCGGTGTTGCTTGGGTAGCACTTCATGCGCGCACTGCAGAGCAGATGTATGAAGGAAAAGCTGATTGGTCGGCGATCACGCGCTTAGTTGAACACTTGAAGCCAACCGGAACGCCAGTACTTGGAAATGGCGATATCTGGTCAGGCGCAGATGGCATAGCGATGATGGAGCAGACAGGTTGCGCCGGCGTCGTTGTTGGTCGCGGATGTTTAGGACGCCCTTGGTTATTTGCCGATCTAGTTGAAGCTTTTAAGGGCGGCGATACGCGAGTCCTGCCATCGCTCTTTGAAGTGCGCGAAGTTATGTTCCGTCACGGCGAATTGATCGTGGATTACTTCGAATCCGAAGATCGTGGATGTCGCGACCTGCGCAAACATATGGCTTGGTATTTAAAGGGCTTCAGAGTTCCAAGTGAGCTCCGCCGCCAATTCGGAATGCATTCATCGTTAGCCGAACTTCGCACTCTGCTGGATCAATTAACAGATCAGCCATATCCAGTTGAAGTCGCAGAAAAACCACGTGGTCGCGTCAGCCATGGCCGTCCACCAACCCTGCCAGATGGCTGGTTGCTAGATCCAGATGAAGATGTTTCAGTTGAATTAGAAGATGCGTTTTCGGGCGGATGA
- a CDS encoding YdcF family protein: MIFFKIIRRVIAAVLLIVIAVPLYAVGVTWQAANNPLTRNGDVIVVLGAAQLNGRPGEVLEARLQEAKRIYELGLAPQIITVGAGAPGDRTTEAASGKYWLSNNGVKSRNVTSLEVGRDTWVSTENYVKFMKVKDWKDVIIVTDPFHCRRAMTMANDLGVVATCSPVKTGPNSLEKSGKRYLVRETGAYLSYVTLGRRGIHISDHLG; this comes from the coding sequence ATGATCTTCTTTAAAATAATTCGCCGCGTAATTGCTGCCGTACTTCTAATTGTTATCGCTGTTCCGCTCTATGCGGTTGGTGTTACTTGGCAGGCGGCTAATAATCCACTAACCCGCAATGGCGATGTGATTGTTGTTCTCGGTGCAGCGCAGTTAAACGGTCGACCAGGTGAAGTTCTAGAAGCGCGTCTGCAAGAGGCGAAACGAATTTATGAACTCGGTCTGGCTCCACAGATTATTACCGTTGGTGCCGGCGCTCCTGGTGATCGCACAACGGAAGCAGCATCTGGAAAGTATTGGTTATCAAATAATGGTGTTAAGTCGCGCAATGTAACTTCGCTCGAAGTTGGACGCGATACTTGGGTCTCAACTGAAAACTATGTAAAGTTTATGAAGGTCAAAGATTGGAAAGATGTAATCATCGTTACCGATCCATTTCATTGTCGTCGCGCGATGACGATGGCTAATGATTTAGGGGTGGTTGCAACCTGCTCGCCCGTAAAGACTGGTCCGAACTCCTTAGAAAAATCCGGAAAGCGCTATTTAGTGCGGGAAACTGGGGCCTATCTCTCGTATGTGACCTTAGGCAGACGCGGCATTCATATCAGCGATCATTTAGGGTAG
- a CDS encoding deoxyguanosinetriphosphate triphosphohydrolase, giving the protein MSSGTENYSEKDQERFLFEPAKRAGRTEFMRDRARVIHSAALRRLAAKTQVAVPWENDFQRTRLSHSLECAQIGRELGESLGADPDLLETACLSHDLGHPPFGHNGEEALAEVAKDFGGFEGNAQSFRLLTRIEAKTVDEDGSSVGLNLTRASLDAATKYPWPRAINPRKFGVYDDDVEIFNWMRQGAPSDRKCIEAQIMDWSDDCAYSVHDLEDAIFVGQVKVDNFERDFDILHKEMRDGYGSTATKEEAAAALQRLQQLSCWPRYYDGSHRSLARLKDSTSQLIGRFVLAAELETRKVHGHGALRRYEADLVIPREQEVEVDFLKAVAGYYLINAAISQERYAKQQIVIKELVEMLHKHAATSLDSIFVKDWERSSDETARMRIIIDQVASLTDPGAYALHARLSAL; this is encoded by the coding sequence ATGAGCAGCGGTACAGAGAATTACTCAGAGAAAGATCAAGAGCGCTTTCTCTTTGAACCTGCCAAGCGCGCAGGTCGTACCGAATTTATGCGCGATCGCGCCCGCGTTATTCACTCAGCAGCGCTTCGTCGCCTAGCTGCTAAAACTCAAGTCGCAGTGCCTTGGGAGAATGATTTTCAACGTACTCGCCTTTCACACTCTTTAGAATGTGCGCAGATTGGTCGCGAACTCGGTGAATCACTTGGTGCAGATCCCGACTTACTTGAAACTGCTTGTCTCTCGCATGATTTAGGCCATCCACCATTTGGCCACAACGGTGAAGAAGCGTTAGCTGAAGTCGCTAAAGATTTTGGTGGCTTTGAAGGAAATGCTCAGAGCTTTCGCTTACTTACTCGTATTGAAGCAAAGACTGTTGATGAAGATGGTTCAAGTGTTGGCTTGAATTTAACTAGAGCATCACTTGATGCGGCAACAAAATATCCCTGGCCGCGCGCGATTAACCCACGTAAATTTGGGGTCTATGACGATGATGTCGAGATCTTCAATTGGATGCGTCAAGGTGCGCCTTCTGATCGCAAATGTATCGAAGCGCAGATTATGGATTGGTCTGATGATTGCGCATATTCAGTTCATGATCTAGAAGATGCGATCTTTGTCGGTCAAGTTAAGGTCGATAACTTTGAACGCGACTTCGATATTTTGCATAAAGAGATGCGCGATGGATATGGCTCAACCGCAACTAAAGAGGAAGCAGCAGCGGCTTTGCAGCGTCTGCAACAACTTTCTTGCTGGCCGCGTTATTACGATGGCAGCCATCGCTCACTTGCTCGCTTAAAGGATTCAACTTCACAACTTATTGGTCGCTTTGTACTTGCCGCAGAACTGGAAACACGCAAAGTTCACGGTCATGGTGCACTCCGCCGTTACGAGGCAGATCTAGTTATTCCACGTGAACAAGAAGTAGAAGTAGATTTCCTGAAGGCAGTGGCCGGTTATTACTTAATCAACGCAGCAATTTCGCAAGAGCGTTATGCCAAGCAGCAGATCGTTATTAAGGAGCTAGTTGAGATGTTGCATAAGCACGCTGCAACTTCACTGGACTCGATCTTCGTTAAAGATTGGGAACGCTCCAGCGATGAGACCGCGCGCATGCGCATCATCATCGACCAAGTGGCTAGCCTGACCGACCCCGGCGCCTACGCGCTCCATGCCCGCTTGAGCGCGCTCTGA
- the dnaG gene encoding DNA primase, with protein sequence MSGRIKEEDVAHVRERSPIDEVIADYVQLKSAGGGQKKGLCPFHDEKSPSFHVTPSKGFFHCFGCQASGDVIAFLMKIDHLSFTETIERLADRMGYQLRYEQGNFTPAPAGNRSRLIAANALAAKFYQEQLNTSPLAAHARELMTKRGFDKGACETFGVGYAPDEWDGLTKFLREQGFTIDELETAGLSKMGQRGPIDKFRNRLTWPIKDISGDVVGFGARKLASDEEDQGPKYLNTSETPIYKKSQVLYGLDMAKKEIAKKRQVVIVEGYTDVMAAQLAGITTAVATCGTAFGADHIRIIRRLLMDDDAFRGEVIFTFDGDAAGQKAAMRAFTEDQKFVTQTFVAVEPNGLDPCDLRQQKGDLALRDLIAKRVPLFEFAIRTELALHKLDSAEGRVNALNATAPLVAQIRDKSLRPEYTRLLAGWLGVEVETVSSAVAQGVKRQPQQSAPVVNGEEEAPQVQWRPNPQEPRLILEREVLKARLQMPSLISNWREIESGAFTHPAYIQLAQIIAAVDEQSSIEIEQISDENMRALFTELNVEPIRADGEVTGHYVESIVARLREVGISRAIAELKSSLQRLNPVENEQEYNQAFASLVALETTRRGLHDLALRSI encoded by the coding sequence ATGAGCGGACGCATTAAGGAAGAAGATGTTGCGCATGTGCGCGAGCGCTCACCTATCGATGAAGTCATCGCAGATTATGTACAACTCAAATCTGCCGGTGGCGGTCAGAAGAAAGGGCTCTGTCCTTTCCACGATGAGAAATCACCTTCATTTCATGTAACCCCAAGTAAAGGCTTCTTCCACTGCTTTGGTTGTCAGGCAAGTGGCGATGTAATCGCTTTCTTAATGAAGATAGATCACTTGAGTTTTACCGAAACTATTGAACGCCTTGCTGATCGTATGGGCTATCAATTGCGCTATGAGCAAGGAAATTTCACACCAGCACCCGCCGGCAATCGCTCTCGCTTAATTGCTGCAAATGCACTGGCCGCAAAGTTCTACCAAGAACAGTTAAATACTTCACCACTTGCCGCACATGCACGCGAGCTAATGACCAAGCGCGGATTCGATAAAGGCGCCTGCGAAACTTTCGGTGTTGGTTATGCCCCAGATGAATGGGATGGCCTAACTAAGTTCTTGCGCGAGCAAGGATTTACGATCGATGAACTTGAAACTGCAGGGCTTTCCAAGATGGGACAGCGCGGACCGATCGATAAATTCCGCAATCGCCTTACCTGGCCAATCAAAGATATCTCTGGTGATGTAGTTGGTTTTGGTGCGCGAAAGCTCGCCAGTGATGAAGAAGATCAAGGCCCAAAGTATTTAAACACATCTGAGACCCCAATTTATAAGAAGAGCCAAGTCCTTTACGGCCTTGATATGGCGAAGAAAGAGATCGCGAAAAAGCGCCAGGTTGTAATCGTTGAAGGCTACACAGATGTAATGGCGGCGCAGTTAGCTGGAATAACAACCGCAGTTGCAACTTGTGGCACTGCATTTGGTGCAGACCACATCCGCATCATCCGCCGTTTACTTATGGATGACGATGCTTTCCGCGGAGAAGTTATCTTCACCTTCGATGGTGATGCGGCAGGCCAAAAGGCTGCGATGCGCGCCTTTACCGAAGATCAAAAGTTTGTAACTCAAACCTTTGTGGCCGTTGAGCCAAATGGGTTAGATCCATGCGATCTGCGCCAACAGAAAGGCGATCTAGCGCTACGCGATTTGATTGCTAAGCGCGTTCCGCTATTTGAGTTTGCGATACGTACTGAGCTTGCGCTTCATAAATTAGATTCTGCCGAAGGTCGCGTTAACGCGCTAAATGCAACTGCGCCGTTAGTTGCGCAGATTCGCGACAAGTCACTTCGCCCCGAGTACACACGTTTGCTGGCAGGATGGCTTGGCGTTGAAGTCGAGACAGTTTCTTCTGCTGTTGCGCAAGGTGTTAAGCGCCAGCCACAACAGAGCGCGCCAGTTGTAAATGGTGAAGAAGAAGCGCCACAAGTGCAGTGGCGCCCAAATCCACAAGAGCCGCGTTTAATTCTGGAACGTGAAGTATTGAAGGCGCGTCTGCAGATGCCATCTTTGATATCAAATTGGCGAGAGATTGAAAGTGGCGCCTTTACACATCCGGCCTACATTCAATTGGCTCAGATAATTGCTGCAGTTGATGAGCAGAGTTCGATTGAGATTGAACAAATCTCAGATGAGAATATGCGCGCGCTCTTTACCGAATTAAATGTCGAGCCGATTCGCGCCGATGGTGAGGTCACTGGCCATTATGTAGAAAGCATTGTTGCGCGCCTGCGCGAAGTTGGAATCTCGCGAGCGATCGCAGAACTTAAATCTTCGCTGCAACGGTTAAATCCTGTAGAAAATGAGCAGGAGTACAACCAAGCCTTCGCTAGCCTGGTGGCCCTTGAGACCACCCGCCGCGGTCTGCACGATCTCGCGCTTCGCTCGATTTAG
- a CDS encoding Rieske 2Fe-2S domain-containing protein → MKLKASWRNQLWPLRVMRLWLGATWIYAGWDKASDPGFLTSGSPTFIGSQLAAYAQNSPIDFLLNKILDHATQVGILVMAAEFAIGFATLLWIAPTWAAFGGFLTSLFLWLSSTWNVQPYFLASNSVYTVFWFTYFLFLYGSRRKSNISIDRRGFIRVSSIAALAVASAGLGRLLPKKSAAVSAGPAKIIEDSALAVGKIHNFTSKSGSPAVLFKSKTGVYAYSAVCTHEGCTVQYNSATKNLQCGCHGAVFDPGKDGTVVTGPTNKPLPKIKVAVEGAWIVEA, encoded by the coding sequence ATGAAGTTAAAAGCCTCATGGAGAAATCAACTCTGGCCGCTGCGCGTTATGCGCCTCTGGCTTGGAGCTACTTGGATCTATGCCGGTTGGGATAAGGCAAGTGATCCCGGATTTTTAACTTCTGGTTCGCCAACATTTATCGGATCACAACTTGCTGCATACGCGCAAAATTCACCGATTGATTTCTTACTCAATAAAATTTTAGATCACGCAACTCAGGTTGGTATTTTGGTGATGGCTGCCGAATTTGCAATCGGCTTTGCAACACTTCTTTGGATAGCGCCAACATGGGCAGCCTTTGGCGGTTTTTTAACCTCCCTATTTCTATGGCTGTCTAGTACATGGAACGTTCAGCCATATTTCTTAGCAAGCAATTCGGTCTACACGGTTTTTTGGTTCACTTATTTCTTATTCCTCTACGGCTCTCGTCGCAAGAGCAATATCTCAATTGATCGCCGCGGCTTCATCCGCGTTTCATCGATTGCCGCACTTGCCGTTGCGAGTGCTGGGCTTGGGCGCTTGCTTCCTAAGAAATCGGCAGCGGTGAGTGCTGGCCCCGCCAAAATCATTGAAGATAGCGCGCTTGCGGTGGGTAAGATTCATAACTTCACATCTAAATCTGGATCACCTGCAGTTTTATTTAAGAGCAAAACAGGGGTTTATGCATATTCGGCAGTGTGTACCCATGAAGGTTGCACCGTGCAATACAACTCAGCAACTAAGAACCTGCAATGTGGCTGCCACGGTGCGGTATTTGATCCAGGAAAAGATGGAACAGTTGTGACAGGCCCTACAAATAAGCCGCTGCCTAAGATTAAAGTAGCCGTTGAAGGTGCCTGGATCGTAGAAGCCTAA
- a CDS encoding S1C family serine protease gives MKITRTPLKVTIAFVAGALLAGTVATAATTTSAGSVVVCADNRTQALTLAKNNTCPVNKTAIEIGNNTINAKTISALVTPSVVSISVKTAAGGGTGSGSIYKSNSTSSYIITNNHVVEAAATSGTIKVEFADGSEIAATIVGRDRMYDIAVLQVKKGNLPAIALGDSSKISVGEEVLAIGSPLGLANTVTQGIISALNRPVTAGTTDSTSYVNAIQTDAAINPGNSGGALVDAQGRIIGVNSAIATLTSGGVSGSIGLGFSIPINEAKRVIDEIIATGKSTRPVMGVVFDDVTADTQAKILQLTPGEGAEKAGVVVGSIIKTIDGVKIANRDAAIVKIRSYAPGAVITVVMTLPDGSSKTYKVTLGTAPAV, from the coding sequence ATGAAAATCACACGCACACCTCTAAAAGTAACTATTGCTTTTGTTGCCGGCGCACTCTTAGCCGGAACCGTTGCAACCGCCGCGACCACAACTTCCGCAGGCAGCGTTGTAGTTTGTGCCGACAACCGCACCCAGGCTTTGACTTTAGCCAAGAACAACACATGTCCTGTTAATAAAACAGCTATTGAAATTGGCAATAACACTATAAATGCCAAGACAATTTCAGCGCTAGTCACACCATCTGTGGTTTCTATATCCGTAAAGACTGCAGCAGGCGGCGGAACTGGATCAGGATCAATTTATAAATCCAATTCGACTAGCAGCTACATCATCACCAATAACCACGTAGTTGAAGCAGCCGCAACTAGCGGCACAATTAAAGTTGAGTTTGCTGATGGCAGTGAAATTGCTGCAACTATTGTGGGCCGCGATCGCATGTATGACATCGCCGTCTTGCAGGTAAAGAAGGGTAATTTGCCAGCAATTGCACTTGGTGATTCTTCTAAGATCAGCGTCGGTGAAGAAGTACTGGCAATTGGTTCACCACTAGGGCTTGCAAATACAGTTACCCAAGGAATCATCTCTGCCCTTAATCGCCCAGTTACAGCTGGAACAACTGATTCCACATCTTATGTAAATGCAATTCAGACTGATGCGGCAATTAATCCAGGTAACTCTGGCGGCGCGCTGGTTGATGCGCAAGGTCGCATCATCGGCGTTAACTCTGCAATTGCCACACTCACTTCAGGTGGAGTCAGCGGCAGCATCGGCTTGGGATTCTCAATTCCGATCAATGAAGCAAAGCGCGTGATCGATGAAATCATTGCAACTGGTAAGTCAACACGTCCGGTGATGGGCGTCGTCTTCGATGATGTAACAGCAGATACCCAAGCAAAGATCTTGCAGTTAACTCCTGGTGAGGGCGCAGAAAAGGCTGGCGTCGTTGTTGGTTCGATTATCAAAACAATCGATGGCGTAAAGATCGCAAATCGTGATGCTGCCATTGTGAAGATCCGTTCGTACGCACCAGGTGCAGTTATTACAGTGGTAATGACCTTGCCTGATGGATCATCAAAGACCTACAAGGTCACACTCGGAACAGCTCCCGCGGTTTAA
- a CDS encoding ACT domain-containing protein, which yields MALFKLEISLPDRPGALGLLASAIGAAGADIRGLTVLKSEDGRGYDEVTVAVPGSDPTDLIEVLGAIGGVEVISFNAL from the coding sequence ATGGCGTTGTTTAAGTTAGAGATCTCTCTTCCAGATCGCCCAGGCGCTCTTGGGTTGCTGGCATCTGCAATTGGCGCAGCCGGTGCAGATATCCGTGGCTTAACTGTTCTGAAATCTGAAGATGGCCGCGGTTATGACGAAGTTACCGTTGCCGTGCCTGGATCTGATCCAACAGATTTAATTGAGGTTCTTGGCGCTATCGGTGGCGTTGAAGTTATCTCGTTTAACGCTCTCTAA